A DNA window from Ctenopharyngodon idella isolate HZGC_01 chromosome 10, HZGC01, whole genome shotgun sequence contains the following coding sequences:
- the LOC127519823 gene encoding natural killer cell receptor 2B4-like isoform X2, with product MEGESVLLHSDVTEIHKDDNILWKFGTENSIIAKINRAKHISSTYNGPDGRFRDRLKLDNQTGSLTITNTRTTDSGLYKLDIFGAKLSSKTFNVSVYAHLSTPNITRDFSQNLSSSSNCSLLCSAVNVSHVTLSWYKGNSLLSSISVSDLSISLSLPLEVEYQDKNTYSCVLNNSYTNQTRHLNINQLCHTCAAVTALAPQTVSQTPSVLPVSLIVLISVFGSLLIVAVVGIFCIYRKCRKTVQTKEEDRTDPALSKPTTLKEKSKTEAVYGNVPKKQ from the exons atggagggagaatCGGTCCTTCTACACTCTGATGTCACTGAAATACATAAAGACGACAACATACTGTGGAAATTTGGAACTGAAAACTCTATCATAGCTAAAATCAATAGAGCGAAACACATTTCCTCCACATATAATGGTcctgatgggagattcagagacagactgaagctggacaatcaaactggatctctgaccatcacaaacaccagaaccacagaCTCTGGACTCTATAAACTAGATAtatttggagctaaactttcatcaaaaacattcaatgtTTCTGTCTATG CTCATCTGTCCACTCCTAACATCACCAGAGATTTTTCACAAAATCTGTCGTCATCATCAAATTGTTCACTgctgtgttcagctgtgaatgtgagtcatgtgactctctcctggtacaaaggaaacagtttattgtccagcatcagtgtgtctgatctcagcatcagtctctctctacctctggaggtggaatatcaggataaaaacacctacagctgtgtgctcAACAATTCATACACCAACCAGACGAGACATCTCAACATTAatcaactctgtcacacatgtgcag CCGTTACAGCACTGGCCCCACAGACTGTTTCACAGACTCCTTCAGTTCTTCCAGTCTCTCTGATAGTGCTGATCTCTGTTTTTGGATCTCTGTTGATTGTAGCTGTAGTCGGGATCTTTTGCATCTACAGGAAATGTAGAAAAACAG TTCAGACAAAGGAGGAAGACAGAACTGATCCAGCATTGAGTAAACCAACAACACTAAAAGAG AAATCAAAGACAGAGGCTGTGTATGGAAATGTCCCCAAAAAACAATGA
- the LOC127519823 gene encoding natural killer cell receptor 2B4-like isoform X1: MFHTFVLFCLCWRCPTGVFGDEVKSVSVMEGESVLLHSDVTEIHKDDNILWKFGTENSIIAKINRAKHISSTYNGPDGRFRDRLKLDNQTGSLTITNTRTTDSGLYKLDIFGAKLSSKTFNVSVYAHLSTPNITRDFSQNLSSSSNCSLLCSAVNVSHVTLSWYKGNSLLSSISVSDLSISLSLPLEVEYQDKNTYSCVLNNSYTNQTRHLNINQLCHTCAAVTALAPQTVSQTPSVLPVSLIVLISVFGSLLIVAVVGIFCIYRKCRKTVQTKEEDRTDPALSKPTTLKEKSKTEAVYGNVPKKQ, from the exons ATGTTTCACacgtttgttttgttctgtttgtgctGGAGGTGTCCAACTG GTGTGTTTGGTGATGAAGTgaagtcagtgtcagtgatggagggagaatCGGTCCTTCTACACTCTGATGTCACTGAAATACATAAAGACGACAACATACTGTGGAAATTTGGAACTGAAAACTCTATCATAGCTAAAATCAATAGAGCGAAACACATTTCCTCCACATATAATGGTcctgatgggagattcagagacagactgaagctggacaatcaaactggatctctgaccatcacaaacaccagaaccacagaCTCTGGACTCTATAAACTAGATAtatttggagctaaactttcatcaaaaacattcaatgtTTCTGTCTATG CTCATCTGTCCACTCCTAACATCACCAGAGATTTTTCACAAAATCTGTCGTCATCATCAAATTGTTCACTgctgtgttcagctgtgaatgtgagtcatgtgactctctcctggtacaaaggaaacagtttattgtccagcatcagtgtgtctgatctcagcatcagtctctctctacctctggaggtggaatatcaggataaaaacacctacagctgtgtgctcAACAATTCATACACCAACCAGACGAGACATCTCAACATTAatcaactctgtcacacatgtgcag CCGTTACAGCACTGGCCCCACAGACTGTTTCACAGACTCCTTCAGTTCTTCCAGTCTCTCTGATAGTGCTGATCTCTGTTTTTGGATCTCTGTTGATTGTAGCTGTAGTCGGGATCTTTTGCATCTACAGGAAATGTAGAAAAACAG TTCAGACAAAGGAGGAAGACAGAACTGATCCAGCATTGAGTAAACCAACAACACTAAAAGAG AAATCAAAGACAGAGGCTGTGTATGGAAATGTCCCCAAAAAACAATGA